The following are from one region of the Megachile rotundata isolate GNS110a chromosome 15, iyMegRotu1, whole genome shotgun sequence genome:
- the LOC100881538 gene encoding phospholipase A2 hemilipin isoform X1, with the protein MSHRGFFEELHGIQKMFAVFLLLIPLFCGDASEASVLVADNTMSRMVELNADAPFCALYTDRGVIQKMVLGADSKKVLQVSSKLVNDLERTCNASRDKGKNQPPGGGLIYPGTKWCGPGTLAKSYDELGQHAAEDACCREHDHCPITISPQECIHALCNNSPFTRSHCDCDAKFRRCLQNLNTEVANTLGALFFNVIQVTCFEERRPCSEWQSCPMYWAHSPKYEMNNAPRDFYSQKMLFFKMFLHAMRDFIVQKKQFLFGYS; encoded by the exons ATGTCTCATCGTGGTTTCTTCGAAGAATTGCACGGGATTCAAAAG ATGTTTGCCGTCTTCCTGTTATTAATACCACTCTTCTGCGGAGATGCAAGTGAGGCCAGCGTGCTCGTGGCGGACAACACCATGTCCAGAATGGTGGAATTGAATGCAGATGCGCCATTTTGTGCCTTATATACGGATCGTGGTGTCATACAGAAGATGGTTCTAGGCGCTGATTCGAAGAAAGTTCTGCAAGTGTCCAGCAAACTCGTCAACGACCTCGAGAGGACATGCAACGCGTCTCGTGACAAGGGAAAG AATCAGCCACCGGGAGGCGGATTGATATATCCAGGAACGAAATGGTGTGGACCGGGTACTTTAGCCAAATCCTACGACGAGCTGGGCCAGCACGCAGCGGAGGATGCTTGCTGCAGAGAACACGACCATTGCCCCATCACGATATCGCCTCAGGAATGCATCCACGCTTTATGCAACAATTCGCCGTTCACGCGATCTCATTGTGACTGCGACGCCAAGTTTCGGCGATGTCTGCAAAATCTGAATACCGAAGTCGCGAACACCCTGGGTGCCCTGTTCTTCAATGTGATACAAGTGACTTGCTTCGAAGAGAGACGCCCTTGTTCCGAATGGCAAAG CTGTCCCATGTACTGGGCTCATAGTCCTAAGTACGAGATGAACAACGCGCCTCGAGACTTCTACTCCCAGAAGATGCTTTTCTTCAAAATGTTTCTACATGCCATGCGTGACTTCATCGTGCAGAAAAAACAATTCCTTTTTGGCTACTCATGA
- the LOC100881538 gene encoding phospholipase A2 isozymes PA3A/PA3B/PA5 isoform X3, whose product MSHRGFFEELHGIQKMFAVFLLLIPLFCGDASEASVLVADNTMSRMVELNADAPFCALYTDRGVIQKMVLGADSKKVLQVSSKLVNDLERTCNASRDKGKNQPPGGGLIYPGTKWCGPGTLAKSYDELGQHAAEDACCREHDHCPITISPQECIHALCNNSPFTRSHCDCDAKFRRCLQNLNTEVANTLGALFFNVIQVTCFEERRPCSEWQRYGYEESVLNWLCSQYKFRPSDKYVPLMPLNIN is encoded by the exons ATGTCTCATCGTGGTTTCTTCGAAGAATTGCACGGGATTCAAAAG ATGTTTGCCGTCTTCCTGTTATTAATACCACTCTTCTGCGGAGATGCAAGTGAGGCCAGCGTGCTCGTGGCGGACAACACCATGTCCAGAATGGTGGAATTGAATGCAGATGCGCCATTTTGTGCCTTATATACGGATCGTGGTGTCATACAGAAGATGGTTCTAGGCGCTGATTCGAAGAAAGTTCTGCAAGTGTCCAGCAAACTCGTCAACGACCTCGAGAGGACATGCAACGCGTCTCGTGACAAGGGAAAG AATCAGCCACCGGGAGGCGGATTGATATATCCAGGAACGAAATGGTGTGGACCGGGTACTTTAGCCAAATCCTACGACGAGCTGGGCCAGCACGCAGCGGAGGATGCTTGCTGCAGAGAACACGACCATTGCCCCATCACGATATCGCCTCAGGAATGCATCCACGCTTTATGCAACAATTCGCCGTTCACGCGATCTCATTGTGACTGCGACGCCAAGTTTCGGCGATGTCTGCAAAATCTGAATACCGAAGTCGCGAACACCCTGGGTGCCCTGTTCTTCAATGTGATACAAGTGACTTGCTTCGAAGAGAGACGCCCTTGTTCCGAATGGCAAAG GTATGGCTACGAGGAATCCGTGTTGAACTGGCTGTGCTCCCAGTACAAATTCAGGCCCAGTGACAAATATGTTCCGTTAATGCCGTTGAATATTAACTAG
- the LOC100881538 gene encoding phospholipase A2 isoform X2, whose protein sequence is MFAVFLLLIPLFCGDASEASVLVADNTMSRMVELNADAPFCALYTDRGVIQKMVLGADSKKVLQVSSKLVNDLERTCNASRDKGKNQPPGGGLIYPGTKWCGPGTLAKSYDELGQHAAEDACCREHDHCPITISPQECIHALCNNSPFTRSHCDCDAKFRRCLQNLNTEVANTLGALFFNVIQVTCFEERRPCSEWQSCPMYWAHSPKYEMNNAPRDFYSQKMLFFKMFLHAMRDFIVQKKQFLFGYS, encoded by the exons ATGTTTGCCGTCTTCCTGTTATTAATACCACTCTTCTGCGGAGATGCAAGTGAGGCCAGCGTGCTCGTGGCGGACAACACCATGTCCAGAATGGTGGAATTGAATGCAGATGCGCCATTTTGTGCCTTATATACGGATCGTGGTGTCATACAGAAGATGGTTCTAGGCGCTGATTCGAAGAAAGTTCTGCAAGTGTCCAGCAAACTCGTCAACGACCTCGAGAGGACATGCAACGCGTCTCGTGACAAGGGAAAG AATCAGCCACCGGGAGGCGGATTGATATATCCAGGAACGAAATGGTGTGGACCGGGTACTTTAGCCAAATCCTACGACGAGCTGGGCCAGCACGCAGCGGAGGATGCTTGCTGCAGAGAACACGACCATTGCCCCATCACGATATCGCCTCAGGAATGCATCCACGCTTTATGCAACAATTCGCCGTTCACGCGATCTCATTGTGACTGCGACGCCAAGTTTCGGCGATGTCTGCAAAATCTGAATACCGAAGTCGCGAACACCCTGGGTGCCCTGTTCTTCAATGTGATACAAGTGACTTGCTTCGAAGAGAGACGCCCTTGTTCCGAATGGCAAAG CTGTCCCATGTACTGGGCTCATAGTCCTAAGTACGAGATGAACAACGCGCCTCGAGACTTCTACTCCCAGAAGATGCTTTTCTTCAAAATGTTTCTACATGCCATGCGTGACTTCATCGTGCAGAAAAAACAATTCCTTTTTGGCTACTCATGA